A section of the Etheostoma cragini isolate CJK2018 chromosome 12, CSU_Ecrag_1.0, whole genome shotgun sequence genome encodes:
- the plvapa gene encoding plasmalemma vesicle associated protein a isoform X1 — protein sequence MYSRYSQVSKSSPQKKMQYRSKGKSCGYYMRIVFFFSSLIQSLIIVSLVLFLVYGKTQDSASTTRIQDLEESFSRLSIENVALRLQRKNLTNLLNTTLTEKARNDWDLVKLRHFSNISLVLIQDLDKEMQKCNIELFSCKNTARCPTTFLVTDNCNCGLLTERLKARLELVESNFTQTTQRLRMEMDQTAKERDTISLEAIRLRRDKSTHEKQVEFFRQKCKDDFAQSLSGISNVSKAFLEKISSLFPTHIAFQLTCPKQREHLEQIRTNCTSLSMEVEDKFQRYLDSVGGQVSAIQAESSRLKAENWRLSDDYRWCTTNRTGLMLQHGQNLAKLQQKHDEDKERLLMDKMRLNEDLNILRRDVKYKSKEIDYLTEQIKQLNLSCMPKTGWGGLPSRSGTQPQPGWGLGGGSSSASSSSSFGVQPGRAGSGGLSSSSGSFPSAFNKPGSNGGGSSSSSVLSSGSGSSTVSGFNRPGQGTVGAGSSGSSVLSSGSGSSTGSGFNRPGQGSVGAGSSSSSVLSSGSGSSTGSGVNRLGQGSIGAGSSSSSVLSPGSGSSTGSGFNTGGGYPSIGSVSNPNLSSSGTGSNNPAQSGRGSLTFGSSSGSSGTGSNKPASGSFLGSSSGSSAGATGATGATGATSKSGSVNSPFTWFGLGNSGQSKSGSGTGKAPSTGNSYGGTGSSFGAGRTTGLASGSVSVAQHVKDLQRIINPSGPEEKQDLSRMLG from the exons ATGTACAGCAGGTATTCCCAGGTGTCCAAGTCCAGCCCGCAGAAGAAGATGCAGTACCGCTCAAAGGGCAAGAGCTGCGGCTACTACATGCGCatagtcttcttcttctcttcgcTAATTCAGTCTCTGATCATAGTTAGCCTTGTGCTCTTCCTGGTCTACGGTAAGACGCAGGACTCGGCGTCCACGACACGCATCCAGGACCTGGAGGAGAGCTTCAGCCGGCTCTCCATAGAGAATGTGGCCCTGAGGCTGCAGAGGAAGAACCTGACCAACTTACTCAACACCACCCTGACAGAGAAGGCCCGCAACGACTGGGACCTGGTCAAACTCCGCCACTTCTCAAACATCTCATTGGTCCTTATCCAAGATTTGGACAAAGAGATG CAAAAGTGCAATATTGAGCTGTTCTCATGCAAGAACACCGCCCGATGCCCAACCACAT TTCTGGTTACGGATAACTGCAACTGTGGGCTGCTGACTGAACGACTGAAAGCCAGGCTTGAACTTGTGGAGTCCAACTTCACACAAACAACGCAGAGGTTGAGGATGGAAATGGACCAGACTgccaaagagagagacaccatTAGCTTGGAAGCCATCCGTCTGCGGAGGGACAAATCCACACATGAAAAACAGGTGGAGTTCTTTAGGCAAAAATGCAAAGATGACTTTGCCCAGTCCTTGAGTGGCATTTCCAATGTCTCCAAGGCTTTCCTAGAGAAGATCAGTTCCCTCTTCCCTACGCACATTGCCTTCCAGCTCACCTGTCCAAAACAGAGGGAGCACCTGGAGCAGATCCGCACCAATTGCACCAGCTTGTCCATGGAAGTGGAGGACAAGTTCCAGCGTTACCTGGATAGTGTGGGAGGACAAGTGTCTGCCATCCAAGCAGAAAGCAGCCGTCTAAAGGCAGAGAACTGGCGACTGTCTGACGACTACCGCTGGTGCACCACAAACCGCACAGGCCTGATGCTGCAGCATGGACAGAACTTAGCCAAGCTTCAGCAGAAACACGACGAGGACAAAGAGAGACTCCTGATGGACAAGATGAGGCTTAACGAAGACTTGAACATCCTGAGACGCGATGtcaaatataaaagtaaagaGATTGATTACCTTACAGAGCAAATCAAGCAGCTCAACCTGTCCTGCATGCCTAAG aCAGGTTGGGGTGGACTTCCATCTCGGTCAGGCACACAGCCCCAGCCTGGTTGGGGCTTGGGTGGTGGATCCAGCTCTGCCTCGTCCAGCTCTTCTTTTGGGGTTCAGCCTGGTAGGGCAGGGTCAGGGGGATTGAGTTCAAGCTCAGGCTCATTTCCGTCAGCATTCAATAAGCCAGGATCGAACGGGGGTGGCTCTTCAAGTTCGTCCGTCTTGTCATCCGGGTCAGGTAGCTCCACCGTGTCCGGATTTAACAGGCCAGGACAAGGAACAGTTGGGGCAGGCTCTTCAGGTTCGTCCGTCTTGTCATCCGGGTCAGGTAGCTCCACCGGGTCAGGATTTAACAGGCCAGGACAAGGATCAGTTGGGGCAGGCTCTTCAAGTTCGTCCGTCTTGTCATCCGGGTCAGGTAGCTCCACTGGGTCAGGAGTTAATAGGCTAGGACAAGGATCAATTGGGGCAGGTTCTTCAAGTTCGTCTGTCTTGTCACCTGGGTCAGGTAGCTCCACCGGGTCAGGGTTCAATACAGGGGGAGGATACCCAAGCATTGGCTCAGTGTCAAATCCAAATCTTAGCTCGAGTGGGACAGGTTCCAATAACCCAGCACAGAGTGGGAGAGGCTCTCTAACTTTTGGGTCCTCCTCTGGATCAAGTGGGACAGGCTCAAATAAACCAGCATCTGGTTCTTTTCTTGGGTCATCCTCTGGTTCTTCTGCTGGTGCAACTGGGGCGACTGGGGCGACTGGGGCAACGAGTAAAAGTGGGTCAGTCAACAGCCCATTTACCTGGTTCGGGTTAGGTAACTCAGGACAAAGTAAGTCAGGAAGTGGAACAGGGAAAGCACCATCAACTGGAAATAGTTATGGTGGAACTGGGTCATCATTTGGTGCAGGAAGAACGACTGGACTGGCAAGTGGCTCAG TCAGCGTCGCTCAGCACGTTAAAGATCTGCAACGCATCATCAACCCCTCTGGCCCAGA ggaGAAACAAGATCTCTCCAGAATGTTGGGTTAG
- the plvapa gene encoding plasmalemma vesicle associated protein a isoform X2 produces MYSRYSQVSKSSPQKKMQYRSKGKSCGYYMRIVFFFSSLIQSLIIVSLVLFLVYGKTQDSASTTRIQDLEESFSRLSIENVALRLQRKNLTNLLNTTLTEKARNDWDLVKLRHFSNISLVLIQDLDKEMQKCNIELFSCKNTARCPTTFLVTDNCNCGLLTERLKARLELVESNFTQTTQRLRMEMDQTAKERDTISLEAIRLRRDKSTHEKQVEFFRQKCKDDFAQSLSGISNVSKAFLEKISSLFPTHIAFQLTCPKQREHLEQIRTNCTSLSMEVEDKFQRYLDSVGGQVSAIQAESSRLKAENWRLSDDYRWCTTNRTGLMLQHGQNLAKLQQKHDEDKERLLMDKMRLNEDLNILRRDVKYKSKEIDYLTEQIKQLNLSCMPKTGWGGLPSRSGTQPQPGWGLGGGSSSASSSSSFGVQPGRAGSGGLSSSSGSFPSAFNKPGSNGGGSSSSSVLSSGSGSSTGSGFNRPGQGSVGAGSSSSSVLSSGSGSSTGSGVNRLGQGSIGAGSSSSSVLSPGSGSSTGSGFNTGGGYPSIGSVSNPNLSSSGTGSNNPAQSGRGSLTFGSSSGSSGTGSNKPASGSFLGSSSGSSAGATGATGATGATSKSGSVNSPFTWFGLGNSGQSKSGSGTGKAPSTGNSYGGTGSSFGAGRTTGLASGSVSVAQHVKDLQRIINPSGPEEKQDLSRMLG; encoded by the exons ATGTACAGCAGGTATTCCCAGGTGTCCAAGTCCAGCCCGCAGAAGAAGATGCAGTACCGCTCAAAGGGCAAGAGCTGCGGCTACTACATGCGCatagtcttcttcttctcttcgcTAATTCAGTCTCTGATCATAGTTAGCCTTGTGCTCTTCCTGGTCTACGGTAAGACGCAGGACTCGGCGTCCACGACACGCATCCAGGACCTGGAGGAGAGCTTCAGCCGGCTCTCCATAGAGAATGTGGCCCTGAGGCTGCAGAGGAAGAACCTGACCAACTTACTCAACACCACCCTGACAGAGAAGGCCCGCAACGACTGGGACCTGGTCAAACTCCGCCACTTCTCAAACATCTCATTGGTCCTTATCCAAGATTTGGACAAAGAGATG CAAAAGTGCAATATTGAGCTGTTCTCATGCAAGAACACCGCCCGATGCCCAACCACAT TTCTGGTTACGGATAACTGCAACTGTGGGCTGCTGACTGAACGACTGAAAGCCAGGCTTGAACTTGTGGAGTCCAACTTCACACAAACAACGCAGAGGTTGAGGATGGAAATGGACCAGACTgccaaagagagagacaccatTAGCTTGGAAGCCATCCGTCTGCGGAGGGACAAATCCACACATGAAAAACAGGTGGAGTTCTTTAGGCAAAAATGCAAAGATGACTTTGCCCAGTCCTTGAGTGGCATTTCCAATGTCTCCAAGGCTTTCCTAGAGAAGATCAGTTCCCTCTTCCCTACGCACATTGCCTTCCAGCTCACCTGTCCAAAACAGAGGGAGCACCTGGAGCAGATCCGCACCAATTGCACCAGCTTGTCCATGGAAGTGGAGGACAAGTTCCAGCGTTACCTGGATAGTGTGGGAGGACAAGTGTCTGCCATCCAAGCAGAAAGCAGCCGTCTAAAGGCAGAGAACTGGCGACTGTCTGACGACTACCGCTGGTGCACCACAAACCGCACAGGCCTGATGCTGCAGCATGGACAGAACTTAGCCAAGCTTCAGCAGAAACACGACGAGGACAAAGAGAGACTCCTGATGGACAAGATGAGGCTTAACGAAGACTTGAACATCCTGAGACGCGATGtcaaatataaaagtaaagaGATTGATTACCTTACAGAGCAAATCAAGCAGCTCAACCTGTCCTGCATGCCTAAG aCAGGTTGGGGTGGACTTCCATCTCGGTCAGGCACACAGCCCCAGCCTGGTTGGGGCTTGGGTGGTGGATCCAGCTCTGCCTCGTCCAGCTCTTCTTTTGGGGTTCAGCCTGGTAGGGCAGGGTCAGGGGGATTGAGTTCAAGCTCAGGCTCATTTCCGTCAGCATTCAATAAGCCAGGATCGAACGGGGGTGGCTCTTCAA GTTCGTCCGTCTTGTCATCCGGGTCAGGTAGCTCCACCGGGTCAGGATTTAACAGGCCAGGACAAGGATCAGTTGGGGCAGGCTCTTCAAGTTCGTCCGTCTTGTCATCCGGGTCAGGTAGCTCCACTGGGTCAGGAGTTAATAGGCTAGGACAAGGATCAATTGGGGCAGGTTCTTCAAGTTCGTCTGTCTTGTCACCTGGGTCAGGTAGCTCCACCGGGTCAGGGTTCAATACAGGGGGAGGATACCCAAGCATTGGCTCAGTGTCAAATCCAAATCTTAGCTCGAGTGGGACAGGTTCCAATAACCCAGCACAGAGTGGGAGAGGCTCTCTAACTTTTGGGTCCTCCTCTGGATCAAGTGGGACAGGCTCAAATAAACCAGCATCTGGTTCTTTTCTTGGGTCATCCTCTGGTTCTTCTGCTGGTGCAACTGGGGCGACTGGGGCGACTGGGGCAACGAGTAAAAGTGGGTCAGTCAACAGCCCATTTACCTGGTTCGGGTTAGGTAACTCAGGACAAAGTAAGTCAGGAAGTGGAACAGGGAAAGCACCATCAACTGGAAATAGTTATGGTGGAACTGGGTCATCATTTGGTGCAGGAAGAACGACTGGACTGGCAAGTGGCTCAG TCAGCGTCGCTCAGCACGTTAAAGATCTGCAACGCATCATCAACCCCTCTGGCCCAGA ggaGAAACAAGATCTCTCCAGAATGTTGGGTTAG
- the plvapa gene encoding plasmalemma vesicle associated protein a isoform X3 produces the protein MYSRYSQVSKSSPQKKMQYRSKGKSCGYYMRIVFFFSSLIQSLIIVSLVLFLVYGKTQDSASTTRIQDLEESFSRLSIENVALRLQRKNLTNLLNTTLTEKARNDWDLVKLRHFSNISLVLIQDLDKEMQKCNIELFSCKNTARCPTTFLVTDNCNCGLLTERLKARLELVESNFTQTTQRLRMEMDQTAKERDTISLEAIRLRRDKSTHEKQVEFFRQKCKDDFAQSLSGISNVSKAFLEKISSLFPTHIAFQLTCPKQREHLEQIRTNCTSLSMEVEDKFQRYLDSVGGQVSAIQAESSRLKAENWRLSDDYRWCTTNRTGLMLQHGQNLAKLQQKHDEDKERLLMDKMRLNEDLNILRRDVKYKSKEIDYLTEQIKQLNLSCMPKTGWGGLPSRSGTQPQPGWGLGGGSSSASSSSSFGVQPGRAGSGGLSSSSGSFPSAFNKPGSNGAGSSSSSVLSSGSGSSTGSGVNRLGQGSIGAGSSSSSVLSPGSGSSTGSGFNTGGGYPSIGSVSNPNLSSSGTGSNNPAQSGRGSLTFGSSSGSSGTGSNKPASGSFLGSSSGSSAGATGATGATGATSKSGSVNSPFTWFGLGNSGQSKSGSGTGKAPSTGNSYGGTGSSFGAGRTTGLASGSVSVAQHVKDLQRIINPSGPEEKQDLSRMLG, from the exons ATGTACAGCAGGTATTCCCAGGTGTCCAAGTCCAGCCCGCAGAAGAAGATGCAGTACCGCTCAAAGGGCAAGAGCTGCGGCTACTACATGCGCatagtcttcttcttctcttcgcTAATTCAGTCTCTGATCATAGTTAGCCTTGTGCTCTTCCTGGTCTACGGTAAGACGCAGGACTCGGCGTCCACGACACGCATCCAGGACCTGGAGGAGAGCTTCAGCCGGCTCTCCATAGAGAATGTGGCCCTGAGGCTGCAGAGGAAGAACCTGACCAACTTACTCAACACCACCCTGACAGAGAAGGCCCGCAACGACTGGGACCTGGTCAAACTCCGCCACTTCTCAAACATCTCATTGGTCCTTATCCAAGATTTGGACAAAGAGATG CAAAAGTGCAATATTGAGCTGTTCTCATGCAAGAACACCGCCCGATGCCCAACCACAT TTCTGGTTACGGATAACTGCAACTGTGGGCTGCTGACTGAACGACTGAAAGCCAGGCTTGAACTTGTGGAGTCCAACTTCACACAAACAACGCAGAGGTTGAGGATGGAAATGGACCAGACTgccaaagagagagacaccatTAGCTTGGAAGCCATCCGTCTGCGGAGGGACAAATCCACACATGAAAAACAGGTGGAGTTCTTTAGGCAAAAATGCAAAGATGACTTTGCCCAGTCCTTGAGTGGCATTTCCAATGTCTCCAAGGCTTTCCTAGAGAAGATCAGTTCCCTCTTCCCTACGCACATTGCCTTCCAGCTCACCTGTCCAAAACAGAGGGAGCACCTGGAGCAGATCCGCACCAATTGCACCAGCTTGTCCATGGAAGTGGAGGACAAGTTCCAGCGTTACCTGGATAGTGTGGGAGGACAAGTGTCTGCCATCCAAGCAGAAAGCAGCCGTCTAAAGGCAGAGAACTGGCGACTGTCTGACGACTACCGCTGGTGCACCACAAACCGCACAGGCCTGATGCTGCAGCATGGACAGAACTTAGCCAAGCTTCAGCAGAAACACGACGAGGACAAAGAGAGACTCCTGATGGACAAGATGAGGCTTAACGAAGACTTGAACATCCTGAGACGCGATGtcaaatataaaagtaaagaGATTGATTACCTTACAGAGCAAATCAAGCAGCTCAACCTGTCCTGCATGCCTAAG aCAGGTTGGGGTGGACTTCCATCTCGGTCAGGCACACAGCCCCAGCCTGGTTGGGGCTTGGGTGGTGGATCCAGCTCTGCCTCGTCCAGCTCTTCTTTTGGGGTTCAGCCTGGTAGGGCAGGGTCAGGGGGATTGAGTTCAAGCTCAGGCTCATTTCCGTCAGCATTCAATAAGCCAGGATCGAA TGGGGCAGGCTCTTCAAGTTCGTCCGTCTTGTCATCCGGGTCAGGTAGCTCCACTGGGTCAGGAGTTAATAGGCTAGGACAAGGATCAATTGGGGCAGGTTCTTCAAGTTCGTCTGTCTTGTCACCTGGGTCAGGTAGCTCCACCGGGTCAGGGTTCAATACAGGGGGAGGATACCCAAGCATTGGCTCAGTGTCAAATCCAAATCTTAGCTCGAGTGGGACAGGTTCCAATAACCCAGCACAGAGTGGGAGAGGCTCTCTAACTTTTGGGTCCTCCTCTGGATCAAGTGGGACAGGCTCAAATAAACCAGCATCTGGTTCTTTTCTTGGGTCATCCTCTGGTTCTTCTGCTGGTGCAACTGGGGCGACTGGGGCGACTGGGGCAACGAGTAAAAGTGGGTCAGTCAACAGCCCATTTACCTGGTTCGGGTTAGGTAACTCAGGACAAAGTAAGTCAGGAAGTGGAACAGGGAAAGCACCATCAACTGGAAATAGTTATGGTGGAACTGGGTCATCATTTGGTGCAGGAAGAACGACTGGACTGGCAAGTGGCTCAG TCAGCGTCGCTCAGCACGTTAAAGATCTGCAACGCATCATCAACCCCTCTGGCCCAGA ggaGAAACAAGATCTCTCCAGAATGTTGGGTTAG